The Primulina huaijiensis isolate GDHJ02 chromosome 12, ASM1229523v2, whole genome shotgun sequence genome has a window encoding:
- the LOC140990567 gene encoding type II inositol polyphosphate 5-phosphatase 15-like isoform X1, translated as MDDHQDDLSNNKTTNFHFYSDKFPFCSDSDEDSANGVHFRTNLSFNDASSNYQKTPRIFDRFDNSSSSEDEGDISSSSSYQRRLDYMLQFLDRKLSISTSSDQPLPEFVAAGGGTGIFKLPARAPVHPNRPPSLEIRPHPLRETQVGRFLRNILCVNDNDNGPQLWAGTECGVRVWDLNIDDMYGGQAEDGELEEEGTVRYWESAQVESATMCIVGDGGSRALWTGHKDGRIRCWKMMDFFGSFRNGFQEVLAWQAHHGPVLSIVVSSYGDIWSGSEGGAIKIWPWEAVEKSLSLTIGERNLAALLIERSYIDLRSQVTLNGAAYSNIFTSDVKYMLSDNSGAKVWSAGFQSFALWDACTRELLKVFNIDGQIENASLDAFMEDEMRTKSISVSKEKAHNSFNFFQRSRNAILGAADAVRRAAVKGSFGEDNRRTEALVSTVDGMIWTGCANGLLVQWDGNGNRLRDFQHHSFAVQCFCTIGERIWVGYISGAVQVLDLNGNLLGEWAAHSSPVIDLAIGGGYVFTLANHGGIRGWNITSPGPLDNIFRTELAGKEFLYTKLENLKILAGTWNVAQGRATSDSIISWLGSAATDVDIVVVGLQEVEMGAGFLAMSAAKETMGFEGSSVGQWWLDMIGKTLDEGFTFSRVGSRQLAGLLISVWVRNNIRGHVGDVDVAAVPCGLGRAIGNKGAVGLRMRVYGRVMCFVNCHFAAHLEAVNRRNADFDHVYRTMVFSRPSNLLNAASGMVLYLSLSSLLAFLLLFFARVNCLLLPFIFFVAAGVSSAIQMLRVTNAMGINPVEGMPELSEADMVVFLGDFNYRLGGISYDEARDFVSQRCFDWLKEKDQLRVEMEAGNVFQGMREGYIGFPPSYKFEKHQPGLAGYDSGEKKRIPAWCDRILYRDNRSALASTCSLDCPVVSSIVQYEACMDVTDSDHKPVRCILSVEIARVDELVRRQVFGEIIRSNEKIKRFRDELSKVPETIVSTNNIILQNQDPSILRITNKSKMNRALFEMCCEGLATIKEDGQASNHCPRGGFGFPQWLQVNPAAGIIEPDHIAEISIRREDYHTLEEFVDGVSRNCWCEDARDKEVMLLVTVRGSCTTETKRHRIRLRYSITGKITHKNPNSDNSSPLQSNLLHRSDFQKLSGSCDVADHLRNLHSP; from the exons ATGGATGATCATCAGGACGATCTTTCCAACAACAAAACCACCAATTTTCACTTCTACTCAGATAAATTCCCTTTCTGCTCCGATTCCGACGAAGATTCAGCCAACGGCGTTCATTTCCGAACGAATTTGAGTTTTAATGACGCATCCTCAAATTACCAAAAAACACCCAGAATTTTCGACCGTTTCGACAATTCCTCCTCATCCGAAGACGAAGGGGATATCAGCAGCTCTTCTAGTTATCAGCGGAGACTCGATTACATGCTGCAGTTCCTCGACCGGAAGCTCTCAATTTCAACCTCTTCTGACCAGCCGTTGCCTGAATTTGTCGCTGCGGGAGGTGGTACTGGGATTTTTAAACTCCCAGCGCGAGCACCGGTTCACCCGAACCGACCTCCGAGTCTCGAGATAAGGCCGCATCCCTTGAGAGAAACGCAAGTTGGGAGGTTCTTAAGGAACATTTTATGCGTTAACGACAATGATAATGGGCCGCAGTTGTGGGCAGGGACGGAGTGTGGAGTAAGGGTTTGGGATTTGAATATCGATGATATGTACGGCGGTCAGGCCGAGGATGGGGAACTGGAGGAGGAGGGGACGGTGAGGTATTGGGAATCGGCACAGGTGGAGTCAGCCACGATGTGCATAGTGGGTGACGGAGGGAGTAGAGCGTTGTGGACTGGGCACAAGGATGGGAGGATTAGGTGTTGGAAGATGATGGATTTTTTTGGCTCTTTTAGGAATGGTTTTCAGGAGGTGCTTGCGTGGCAAGCGCATCATGGGCCAGTGCTATCCATTGTTGTGAGTTCTTACG GAGATATATGGTCGGGATCTGAGGGTGGTGCGATCAAGATTTGGCCTTGGGAAGCTGTTGAGAAGTCCctttcactaacaattggagAAAGGAACTTGGCTGCTTTATTGATAGAAAGATCTTACATTGACCTGAGAAGCCAAGTTACCCTTAATGGTGCCGCCTACAGTAACATTTTTACGTCAGATGTCAAGTATATGTTATCTGATAATTCTGGAGCCAAGGTGTGGAGTGCAGGTTTTCAGTCATTTGCATTGTG GGATGCTTGTACCAGGGAACTGCTTAAAGTTTTTAACATTGATGGTCAGATCGAAAACGCGTCACTTGATGCTTTTATGGAGGATGAGATGAGGACGAAGTCCATATCTGTTTCAAAGGAAAAGGCACataattcttttaattttttccagCGTTCTCGTAATGCTATACTGGGAGCGGCAGATGCTGTTCGTCGAGCTGCAGTTAAAGGATCTTTTGGAGAGGATAATAGGCGAACTGAAGCATTGGTCTCAACTGTTGATGGAATGATTTGGACTGGATGTGCAAATGGGTTACTTGTGCAATGGGATGGGAATGGCAATCGCTTGCGTGATTTTCAGCATCATTCTTTTGCAGTTCAATGCTTCTGTACAATTGGCGAACGGATATGGGTAGGCTATATTAGTGGCGCAGTGCAGGTTTTGGATCTCAATGGTAATTTGCTTGGAGAATGGGCGGCTCATAGTAGCCCGGTGATAGATTTGGCTATCGGAGGTGGTTATGTTTTTACCTTGGCTAATCACGGTGGTATTCGTGGGTGGAATATTACATCTCCTGGACCACTTGATAATATATTCCGTACGGAGTTGGCTGGGAAGGAATTTTTGTATACAAAGCTAGAGAATCTGAAAATATTGGCTGGAACATGGAATGTTGCACAAGGGCGGGCAACTTCAGACTCCATTATATCTTGGCTTGGCTCTGCTGCGACAGACGTAGATATTGTTGTTGTCGGGTTGCAGGAGGTGGAAATGGGTGCCGGTTTCCTAGCCATGTCTGCCGCCAAAGAAACA ATGGGTTTTGAGGGTAGTTCTGTGGGACAATGGTGGCTAGATATGATTGGGAAAACATTGGATGAGGGATTCACCTTTTCAAGGGTTGGCTCTCGGCAGTTGGCAGGTTTGCTCATTTCTGTGTG GGTTAGAAACAATATTCGAGGCCACGTTGGGGATGTTGATGTTGCAGCAGTTCCTTGTGGACTGGGACGAGCTATTGGAAATAAG GGAGCTGTTGGTCTGAGGATGAGAGTGTACGGTCGAGTCATGTGCTTTGTGAATTGTCATTTTGCTGCACATTTAGAAGCTGTCAATCGCCGAAATGCtgattttgatcatgtatatcgaACAATGGTTTTTAGCCGGCCATCTAACCTTTTAAATGCTGCTTCTGGTATGGTACTGTATTTAAGCTTATCTTCTTTGCTTGCCTTCTTGCTGTTATTTTTCGCACGTGTTAATTGTTTGCTTTTGCCATTTATCTTTTTTGTTGCAGCTGGCGTTTCATCTGCTATTCAAATGCTTCGCGTGACAAAT GCTATGGGTATTAACCCTGTGGAAGGGATGCCTGAGCTTTCAGAGGCTGACATGGTTGTATTTCTTGGAGACTTCAACTATCGTCTTGGTGGCATATCTTACGATGAAGCAAGAGATTTTGTTTCTCAAAGATGCTTTGACTGGCTTAAAGAAAAAGATCAGTTGCGAGTAGAAATGGAAGCAGGAAATGTCTTTCAAGGAATGCGGGAAGGTTATATTGGATTTCCTCCAtcttataaatttgaaaagCACCAACCGGGTTTGGCAG GATACGATTCTGGGGAGAAGAAACGAATACCTGCCTGGTGTGACAGAATTCTGTATCGTGATAACCGGTCAGCTTTGGCATCTACCTGCAGCTTAGACTGCCCTGTTGTCTCCTCTATAGTACA GTATGAAGCTTGCATGGATGTGACTGATAGTGATCACAAGCCTGTCCGTTGCATTCTAAGTGTGGAGATCGCCCGAGTTGACGAATTGGTTAGAAGACAAGTGTTTGGAGAAATCATCAGATCAAATGAGAAAATCAAACGTTTTCGTGACGAGCTGTCCAAAGTTCCAGAAACAATTGTCAGTACTAACAACATAATACTTCAGAATCAAGATCCATCCATATTGCGGATCACAAATAAATCCAAGATGAACAGAGCTCTATTTGAAATGTGTTGTGAAGGTCTGGCTACCATTAAGGAGGATGGACAAGCGTCCAATCATTGTCCAAGAGGTGGTTTTGGATTCCCACAGTGGTTACAG GTCAATCCAGCTGCAGGAATCATTGAACCAGATCATATTGCTGAAATATCTATCCGGCGTGAAGATTATCATACATTGGAAgagtttgttgatggtgtttcAAGAAACTGTTGGTGCGAAGATGCCAGGGACAAGGAAGTTATGTTACTGGTTACAGTGCGAGGGAGTTGCACAACAGAGACTAAACGCCATCGAATACGTCTGCGCTACAGCATTACTGGAAAAATCACACATAAGAATCCGAACTCCGACAACTCTAGTCCCTTGCAATCGAATCTTCTACACCGCTCTGATTTTCAAAAACTAAGTGGTTCCTGTGATGTAGCTGACCATCTTCGAAATCTGCATAGTCCTTGA
- the LOC140990567 gene encoding type II inositol polyphosphate 5-phosphatase 15-like isoform X2: protein MDDHQDDLSNNKTTNFHFYSDKFPFCSDSDEDSANGVHFRTNLSFNDASSNYQKTPRIFDRFDNSSSSEDEGDISSSSSYQRRLDYMLQFLDRKLSISTSSDQPLPEFVAAGGGTGIFKLPARAPVHPNRPPSLEIRPHPLRETQVGRFLRNILCVNDNDNGPQLWAGTECGVRVWDLNIDDMYGGQAEDGELEEEGTVRYWESAQVESATMCIVGDGGSRALWTGHKDGRIRCWKMMDFFGSFRNGFQEVLAWQAHHGPVLSIVVSSYGDIWSGSEGGAIKIWPWEAVEKSLSLTIGERNLAALLIERSYIDLRSQVTLNGAAYSNIFTSDVKYMLSDNSGAKVWSAGFQSFALWDACTRELLKVFNIDGQIENASLDAFMEDEMRTKSISVSKEKAHNSFNFFQRSRNAILGAADAVRRAAVKGSFGEDNRRTEALVSTVDGMIWTGCANGLLVQWDGNGNRLRDFQHHSFAVQCFCTIGERIWVGYISGAVQVLDLNGNLLGEWAAHSSPVIDLAIGGGYVFTLANHGGIRGWNITSPGPLDNIFRTELAGKEFLYTKLENLKILAGTWNVAQGRATSDSIISWLGSAATDVDIVVVGLQEVEMGAGFLAMSAAKETMGFEGSSVGQWWLDMIGKTLDEGFTFSRVGSRQLAGLLISVWVRNNIRGHVGDVDVAAVPCGLGRAIGNKGAVGLRMRVYGRVMCFVNCHFAAHLEAVNRRNADFDHVYRTMVFSRPSNLLNAASAGVSSAIQMLRVTNAMGINPVEGMPELSEADMVVFLGDFNYRLGGISYDEARDFVSQRCFDWLKEKDQLRVEMEAGNVFQGMREGYIGFPPSYKFEKHQPGLAGYDSGEKKRIPAWCDRILYRDNRSALASTCSLDCPVVSSIVQYEACMDVTDSDHKPVRCILSVEIARVDELVRRQVFGEIIRSNEKIKRFRDELSKVPETIVSTNNIILQNQDPSILRITNKSKMNRALFEMCCEGLATIKEDGQASNHCPRGGFGFPQWLQVNPAAGIIEPDHIAEISIRREDYHTLEEFVDGVSRNCWCEDARDKEVMLLVTVRGSCTTETKRHRIRLRYSITGKITHKNPNSDNSSPLQSNLLHRSDFQKLSGSCDVADHLRNLHSP from the exons ATGGATGATCATCAGGACGATCTTTCCAACAACAAAACCACCAATTTTCACTTCTACTCAGATAAATTCCCTTTCTGCTCCGATTCCGACGAAGATTCAGCCAACGGCGTTCATTTCCGAACGAATTTGAGTTTTAATGACGCATCCTCAAATTACCAAAAAACACCCAGAATTTTCGACCGTTTCGACAATTCCTCCTCATCCGAAGACGAAGGGGATATCAGCAGCTCTTCTAGTTATCAGCGGAGACTCGATTACATGCTGCAGTTCCTCGACCGGAAGCTCTCAATTTCAACCTCTTCTGACCAGCCGTTGCCTGAATTTGTCGCTGCGGGAGGTGGTACTGGGATTTTTAAACTCCCAGCGCGAGCACCGGTTCACCCGAACCGACCTCCGAGTCTCGAGATAAGGCCGCATCCCTTGAGAGAAACGCAAGTTGGGAGGTTCTTAAGGAACATTTTATGCGTTAACGACAATGATAATGGGCCGCAGTTGTGGGCAGGGACGGAGTGTGGAGTAAGGGTTTGGGATTTGAATATCGATGATATGTACGGCGGTCAGGCCGAGGATGGGGAACTGGAGGAGGAGGGGACGGTGAGGTATTGGGAATCGGCACAGGTGGAGTCAGCCACGATGTGCATAGTGGGTGACGGAGGGAGTAGAGCGTTGTGGACTGGGCACAAGGATGGGAGGATTAGGTGTTGGAAGATGATGGATTTTTTTGGCTCTTTTAGGAATGGTTTTCAGGAGGTGCTTGCGTGGCAAGCGCATCATGGGCCAGTGCTATCCATTGTTGTGAGTTCTTACG GAGATATATGGTCGGGATCTGAGGGTGGTGCGATCAAGATTTGGCCTTGGGAAGCTGTTGAGAAGTCCctttcactaacaattggagAAAGGAACTTGGCTGCTTTATTGATAGAAAGATCTTACATTGACCTGAGAAGCCAAGTTACCCTTAATGGTGCCGCCTACAGTAACATTTTTACGTCAGATGTCAAGTATATGTTATCTGATAATTCTGGAGCCAAGGTGTGGAGTGCAGGTTTTCAGTCATTTGCATTGTG GGATGCTTGTACCAGGGAACTGCTTAAAGTTTTTAACATTGATGGTCAGATCGAAAACGCGTCACTTGATGCTTTTATGGAGGATGAGATGAGGACGAAGTCCATATCTGTTTCAAAGGAAAAGGCACataattcttttaattttttccagCGTTCTCGTAATGCTATACTGGGAGCGGCAGATGCTGTTCGTCGAGCTGCAGTTAAAGGATCTTTTGGAGAGGATAATAGGCGAACTGAAGCATTGGTCTCAACTGTTGATGGAATGATTTGGACTGGATGTGCAAATGGGTTACTTGTGCAATGGGATGGGAATGGCAATCGCTTGCGTGATTTTCAGCATCATTCTTTTGCAGTTCAATGCTTCTGTACAATTGGCGAACGGATATGGGTAGGCTATATTAGTGGCGCAGTGCAGGTTTTGGATCTCAATGGTAATTTGCTTGGAGAATGGGCGGCTCATAGTAGCCCGGTGATAGATTTGGCTATCGGAGGTGGTTATGTTTTTACCTTGGCTAATCACGGTGGTATTCGTGGGTGGAATATTACATCTCCTGGACCACTTGATAATATATTCCGTACGGAGTTGGCTGGGAAGGAATTTTTGTATACAAAGCTAGAGAATCTGAAAATATTGGCTGGAACATGGAATGTTGCACAAGGGCGGGCAACTTCAGACTCCATTATATCTTGGCTTGGCTCTGCTGCGACAGACGTAGATATTGTTGTTGTCGGGTTGCAGGAGGTGGAAATGGGTGCCGGTTTCCTAGCCATGTCTGCCGCCAAAGAAACA ATGGGTTTTGAGGGTAGTTCTGTGGGACAATGGTGGCTAGATATGATTGGGAAAACATTGGATGAGGGATTCACCTTTTCAAGGGTTGGCTCTCGGCAGTTGGCAGGTTTGCTCATTTCTGTGTG GGTTAGAAACAATATTCGAGGCCACGTTGGGGATGTTGATGTTGCAGCAGTTCCTTGTGGACTGGGACGAGCTATTGGAAATAAG GGAGCTGTTGGTCTGAGGATGAGAGTGTACGGTCGAGTCATGTGCTTTGTGAATTGTCATTTTGCTGCACATTTAGAAGCTGTCAATCGCCGAAATGCtgattttgatcatgtatatcgaACAATGGTTTTTAGCCGGCCATCTAACCTTTTAAATGCTGCTTCTG CTGGCGTTTCATCTGCTATTCAAATGCTTCGCGTGACAAAT GCTATGGGTATTAACCCTGTGGAAGGGATGCCTGAGCTTTCAGAGGCTGACATGGTTGTATTTCTTGGAGACTTCAACTATCGTCTTGGTGGCATATCTTACGATGAAGCAAGAGATTTTGTTTCTCAAAGATGCTTTGACTGGCTTAAAGAAAAAGATCAGTTGCGAGTAGAAATGGAAGCAGGAAATGTCTTTCAAGGAATGCGGGAAGGTTATATTGGATTTCCTCCAtcttataaatttgaaaagCACCAACCGGGTTTGGCAG GATACGATTCTGGGGAGAAGAAACGAATACCTGCCTGGTGTGACAGAATTCTGTATCGTGATAACCGGTCAGCTTTGGCATCTACCTGCAGCTTAGACTGCCCTGTTGTCTCCTCTATAGTACA GTATGAAGCTTGCATGGATGTGACTGATAGTGATCACAAGCCTGTCCGTTGCATTCTAAGTGTGGAGATCGCCCGAGTTGACGAATTGGTTAGAAGACAAGTGTTTGGAGAAATCATCAGATCAAATGAGAAAATCAAACGTTTTCGTGACGAGCTGTCCAAAGTTCCAGAAACAATTGTCAGTACTAACAACATAATACTTCAGAATCAAGATCCATCCATATTGCGGATCACAAATAAATCCAAGATGAACAGAGCTCTATTTGAAATGTGTTGTGAAGGTCTGGCTACCATTAAGGAGGATGGACAAGCGTCCAATCATTGTCCAAGAGGTGGTTTTGGATTCCCACAGTGGTTACAG GTCAATCCAGCTGCAGGAATCATTGAACCAGATCATATTGCTGAAATATCTATCCGGCGTGAAGATTATCATACATTGGAAgagtttgttgatggtgtttcAAGAAACTGTTGGTGCGAAGATGCCAGGGACAAGGAAGTTATGTTACTGGTTACAGTGCGAGGGAGTTGCACAACAGAGACTAAACGCCATCGAATACGTCTGCGCTACAGCATTACTGGAAAAATCACACATAAGAATCCGAACTCCGACAACTCTAGTCCCTTGCAATCGAATCTTCTACACCGCTCTGATTTTCAAAAACTAAGTGGTTCCTGTGATGTAGCTGACCATCTTCGAAATCTGCATAGTCCTTGA